The sequence tgtaaaaacattctttattttaataatattttaagtttttataaaattatgatatttactttatctgtatactcatgcaagctgcatagataaagtcattgaatATGCAAAAAGTACCATGAGGTATgtctctcaacgtaagatcataaAACTCATTAAGAAGTGTAACGTATATTTTAGACATGttcttagtcgaatcagccgcctaaaataaagataaagacCGCTttagcttgagactagcatctgtgacgTAAATGTCATGTTTAATTGGTAATGGCATGAAGATGTCCACTCATACAGATAGAtaatcatttgatgatgcactgaacaaccttccATCGGACTAtctaagtggttatcacttattgaGTGGAATAGTAtgtggttatggttgtacatcattagtctttTGACTCATGGCAACATAAAtgctctacgtactagcatgtaCTTTGATATGTTTATCGACTCCATTGAGAGTCATCAGTTTGCGAGGTTatgtgtagtttcgaaatacgtaagagccaatacattgtagtcagggattcaccgtttgcttttgggtgaagatatcgtatgtgatatgatgagttgataatgcaaggagtctctggccataGCAGAAATATGTTTTAGGAAAATgtttttcctagttgcacatacgatgtcactattattactcaaatatacatcacatcgttatcaaaatcatatgcaactctcgatatatcaatAGTTGCAAATTCGATCTGGATATATGATTTGAAGGGACCATATTGTATGATAATCATAACttaggttcttgcaggcactattagTTATACCTATGGGATCAtaggacgatgctactagacatcttaccatgatctgatgggtgcGATCAAACTTGAGTTATGACATTATTGATCAAGGTATTGATGAAAAAAAATGAGGCTAATTAGGGTCAGCCCGAATAACagtaaatgttattctgaatcacatgaagttgtgaacccaAGACTAGATGTAtccctgaactattgagggtcacacaagtatcagatTATGTGTTCATGTTGAGACAGTCAAATCCAAAAAGTTGAATTTGACAaatgtagtttgatggagatcaaatatATTGCTTATAAAGAAGTTTCTAAGTGAATTCCATATGCTGGAATATGTGGAAGTTAACTTAACTGTTAATTAAATGAGGAGAGTGGAATTGTATAAATATTAAGACATACAAAGAATGTTTTGAATATTAGaattacaaattttaaactttcacATGGCCTTCCTTACATGCGAGAAAAAGAGAGGCCAACAAAATATGTGCTGATTTCAGGGAATGTACATCGTTTCGTTGAGGCAGGTAGTTGTGGCCGCTCGATCTCTAGAACTAGATCAGCACCTGGAGCCATTGCACAATTGAATTGCAATAAAGCTGACCGGAAACGAGTGATTCTGTGAAAGTTTGGCCACGTCTTTGGAGAGGACGACGACTGTGTGTGATATCTCGTTGGATACTGATATTGTTAATTTTGTTtctgtttaaatttaaatcagaGAAACTACATCCCATGTCTGGTATGGGAATCGAGAGCTAGAATTGATAAATATTGTTGGAAGAGAGATGAACTTTGCTGAAAGAGTGGATGTCTCAATTAGAAATTGTATGTGAAATAGATGAATAATTTTGCATTGTTGGACATAAACAAGCAACAGTTGGATGTATTCTAAGAATATCTTGTATGACTAAGATTTAATGTTCTATAATCAGAAAAGTATGATTGATCCATGTATCCTTTGGCATCGAAAACTCGTCATTTCTTTCCGCGACTAGCAATCGGGACTACAAACGATCTTCTGGAGCAAAAGTTGATTCGATACCTAAAACAACAATAACAAGCACTTTCCCTGGAGTGGAAGTACGAAATACAAACATTTTTTACAGTGATGGGTAGAAACATAGACACAGAACCACATCGAGGTCGCAGTCTACAAGGCGATAAGATAAGGTGATAAACAGAACCTTCAAGAAAACTCTAGCCTTGTTTCTGTGTGGCTTGATACTAATGCCTCGATAATCAATTACTATGTACAGCTAATTTATCTATCGAGGAAAACTCTACGAACACATAATAACGAGTAGAATGCAGAGCAAGACGAGGCGATTCGGTGATTTATGTGGGCGACGAAGTCGTCGGATTTTTCACTGTTTCTCCCTCGTTTTTTGGCTCAGTAGTTTCAAGTTTCACCAAATTGTCTTTGATTTCACGGTTAGCGTCATCACTGTTGCCATTCAGCGGACTTTCTTTATCATGAACTTCTGCAtcaatcaagtcataatccATGGTTTCCTTTAAATCTTGTTTGTGGGCATGGTCAATGTACTTGATTTCTTCGGCTTCAACTACATGCTGCTGCTCGTTGTTGCCATAAATGTCTTTTAGAGGGACGTTGTTCAATGTCATGTCTGCTGAGTCATGAATTTCCTCTTCGATGGCACTGAGTTTGTGAGCAGTGACAATATCATGACAGAAAGTTGGATAATTGTCAGATTTGGTTTCTTTAGAAACAGCTGGTGACTTCGAAACCTTAGTGTCCATATTGGTTGAAGATATGACGCTGAAAATGTTGGGATTTGGCTTGATATCGACCCATTGTCCACCAACCCAATCTCTTGAAACTCTAAGATTCTTTAACTCAACGTTCAGATACAACCTTTCACCTGATGTCAAATTGAGTTTCTAATGAAAATGCACTAGATATAAATAATTTCCGAAATCCATAAGAAAAGGGGGTAAGAACCTGGAATGTACATTTGGTAACACCCGTTTTTACTATCATAAGAATTGGAAATGACCCCCTCCCACCATCCATCACTCCACCATGCATCTACTGGATCTCCAACCTTGAAGGTAAGGCTCCTTTGATTGCAATGATACACGGGCCTGACAGTTGGGCGACCTGGATGCCTCATTCCCAGTTTATCCGCCTGGGCCACTCTATACGTGGGGATCCATTCCTATAGTCAAGACGATAAATAAGGTAGTGTCTCGTAATTAAGGAGCAAGTACTACATGCAATGACTGCATATGATGTGATGCAGCAAATATTGGTACAATTTGGGACGCTGaaagggaaaaagaaaaataaaagaaaaatgtgaGACAAGAAATCAAGGGTTTTGAAGTAACCTTTAGTTCATTGAGTCCTCCAAAGTAAAATGATTTCATACAGTGAATAATTTGGTAACTACTGGTATGATATGTTCTCTATACGTATATAATTACAACTGCAAATGAAGTATAACCGAGCATACCTCAAGATTGATGTCACCATCTTCATCCTTGACATTTTCATAAAGAATTTTCATCCGTCTCTTATAAACCTCCAAGACTGAGCACCTGAACCAACAGCCACGAATACCACTATCTTGGCAAAGAAACTCTACTTTTTCATTCAGCGTAAAAGTTGGAGCATTCCAAAATTGGCCCTCGACATGCTTGAGGAAACTCGAGCCCCTACTCAATAGATCACACTTCAGTTGCTGAAATGGTAAATCGTCTGAAAGTTTCTGATGATCCCTGCGACTTCTATTCCTTTTCGctccaacttttaaatcatCGTCAGAGCTAAACTCTTCCTCGAAAAATTTGGGGCTAAAACAAGAGAAAATCGGTTGATCAAAGTATCCTCTCAATTTActtaatttaaaagtctttaCTCTGTTACTCTTGAATTGTCTGAAGCAAAAATGCATGTTTCCCAACAAATCACGAGGAAAAACTGCAAGGCATTTCTCGTAGTGCTCACGAGTTAAGACTGTAGCAGGACCGTCAACACACTCCGCACTGATGACCTGTACGTATGGAGTGATGAAAACTTCTTTGGGATGAGGATTCCGTAATGAAACAACTCCCGCGACTTCTTTGTTGAGATGAAACCATCTCACTTTGACCTTCTTTTGGCATTTTTTGTCTTCATACATATCTTCCACGTATGCAACATAACGGTTCTCTTTTTCAGCCATCACAAAGACAAATGATTGTACCTGATGCACGAAAAGATTAGTGAAGGAATTTGAGATTCAAAAAGTGGTAAATAATGGAAATCAAAATCACAGGTGCTACAACGAAAAGGAGAACATGGCCAGGGAGGGAGCAGGCAGTATTACTACACCTCAATTCTTAACTTCTTATACACATTGGAGTTTTCGGTTAGACACAAACCAAGTCAAAGAGAGCCCTGTGCCTAAAACTTTCGGTTAGACACAAACCAAGTCAAAGAGAGGCATGTGCCTAAAACAGTATGAAATTTCATAGAATATGCATGACCTGGAAAACTTAACAGATGGTTCATGACCTTCACATAAAAAatcaagaaggaaaaaaaagatgagaacacaataaatttttttaaaaaaatcatattttagatGATTTACCGTTATTGAAACCCCATTCCGATAAAATGACGGGTAGTGCTTCAGTTGTTTACAGCAGGTCCATGCCAAACCCGACCATGCAATGCCTAAGTGATGACTTTTCAAGTTTCTTGCTAGGGGGCTCTGATATATACAGTCAACAATAGGTAAGTTAACAGTCTCAAAAAAATAGGTAAACCGAAACACAGCAAGATGAAAATTCAAGACCATGAAATATGTACCTTGTGAGATTGCCAATCCAGCCGATGACCATCATATTTGGAAGTAGGATCATCTTTGGGAGACTCTATCATGAAAAAGTTGCAATATATTCAGTTAAATGTAATTTATTTCACACTATCTATAAATATGACCAGGCATGAATCAAAAGAATTATTACTCCGGATAATAAATGTAGAGCATTTATATCCATACACAAATTATCAGGGTACCGGTACAAACAATTTAGCATTAATATTAGAAGAAGTTAGTGTGATTTTTCAACTGCGCAACAATATacaatacaaataaaaaaaaacccttcGATACCAATGACTTGCAAAACCTATATACTGCATGGGAAACAACTAAGAAAAGTGTGAATAATTGATTGAAGATTTAAACTTGATAAAAGGAATCAAAGATAAATGGCAGACACATTAAATGAACTTTGAACAGAAAAAGCAACAAAAAACAGATAGCTTTTTGGAACCTTCAGGAAAATAGACCAGCCATGGGCAAGAAGGAACATCAGGCTATAACTTTTTATCATGCTATGCTCATTTCCTTCAGATAAAGACAAATGAGAGTTCCACCGCTATATAATTGCTCAAATATCACAAATAAGGAATGCAAAAAAATAACTGGATGGTTCAAATTCCTCACTGgtaacaaaaagaaaaagagagagatAAGACAAACATAAAACTtaagaaataaattatgaaaGCACATACTGCATTTATCAGATGTTTGGTAACTAAAGATTATCACAGTCAGACAAATCCAAAATCATCATTAGAACAAACTCCATGGAGTTCAAGAAAAGGGATATAAGAAAGGCACACTTGCATACTCACCTTGCCAGTGCTGTTTTGACAACATAGATGTAAGCCAATTCACAACTTCTCGCCGTGATCTCCATCTGAAGCCAGCATGGACCAAGTTCTCAGGTCCATGGACGCTCAAGAACTCCTCAGAGACAACATAAAACATGTGCCTCACACTCCTCTCAGTGCCCACAACAGCAAGAACGGATTCCCCTGAATTACCCTTCAAAAAATAGTGGACCACACGATTTCCCCTCTctttagacacatattcctcCTTCCACTCAACAAAACAATTCTCAAGTGTAGCCATAATGGATaacagagtattcttaaagaaACAAAGCTTTTTCAGATATCATAACACTAAGAAAACAGTAACTTAAGAAGTTAAAAGCACCCCTGTCCCCAAGCTTATGAACATACAGCAATCCTTTGCAAATTCTGACTTGAAAACTTAAACGTAACCCCACAAAATTCTACCAAAAAGGTGGATTACTACCTCAACAAACGCGTAGAACACCTAAATAGCTGCAAGCGTCAACATAAACAACACAAAATCCGAAATTCTTGTCGGTGTCTACCCACTTTTGACCATGCCCGAACTATTCCAAGACCCAGAttccaacaaaaaataaaagtaaaccGTCGTTAAACCTGCAGCAAGACACACCCAAAGATCTGCCGAACCCACAAAACCCAGGTAAGATGTTAGAGGTACGGGtcaaaagtgagaaactatttaCACTTTTCAGACTCTTTGTTACAACACATCATACAGAAAGGAAAGAGCAAAAAAGGTGCTTTTTCAGAATGTTCATTTGTAGGTAGAGATTCAAGGAACAGACGAAAAGCGAacctttttcttcatttttcagGGGATTCGTGGAATGTAAAAAGGATGAGGGAAGAAAGGTAGAGAGAAGGAATTGTAGGAGAAGATGGGTAGTTGAGCAGAAGAAAGAAAGCGGCCCGGAAGTGTGGCAGGGCCGTGAGAATTCATAGTTTGCGGTGGCGGTGGTTGATACACTGTACGAAACGATGGCAGCGAGGAGAGGAGCTGcatatgtttttattattattattgttattgttattatcgatttttgatttaataattattcgGAGGTGGCTTTCATTCTATCTATAATACTAGTGTATTGATGCACAGAATAATTTATGTTATTCATATTTAAAcgaagatcaaaatataattataagaaatagttaGTGACTACACTGTCATTTTGATAtatggattaaaaaaataatagaaaaaaagaaaaaaaaagacataAGCAAGTATTGAACATGTAActtgataattaattatgaaaCAAAGACTCTATTCACTGAAGTTCATGTgacttacattaaaattttaacactttattaatatatataattattaaaacagaccatgacatcAAAAGTTAGTTATTATAaatgtctcaaacttaatactATAATATAGATTTTTTAAATCTTCGGGTCCTATTTggggtttttaaaaaattaattaaaaaagaatttaaattaagATAGATAACAGAGctttgtaaaaataaaacaaaatgtcACTATCAATGACAGACGCGGTAATATATACACTACAAAAGATAAGACCTTTTTTATACATATGCCCATGCACACATGGTATATGGATTGATCTTTAATAATATTACCAAAACATAAAATACTTTGTGGTTAAAGCAAAATAATctaaaatcaaaacataatcaTGTACTAAATAGAATCATGAAGAAATATTCAACAGTGATATGATTAAAGTAAAACACCAAAGAGAACATGTCAAATCTTGTATCCAAACATACTATCATGTGTTAAATAGAATCATAAAGAAATATTCAACACTAATATGATGGAAATAACAGACCAAAGAGAACATGTCAAAACTTGTATCCAAAACATACTACAGCAAAAAATCAGGGAAGTTTAATTTCTCTTCAGGTGGCAAGATTGGGCCCAGAAGAAGCTACAGGTGGACCATAAGAATATCTCCACGCTTCACATGCCACACATTTCTCCAGCTTTACATCATTTTCCAAGGTACAGAATTTGCAAAACCATCCAACGTGTTTCAGGCTATCATCTTCACGTCTGAGAGTCCGGCAGAGCTCGCATATTGGAGCTAGAGGCTGCAATTGACAGCAGAACAACTCATCAAATACATCGGAGAAGACAACAGCAAATAGAGTATTATTGCAGAAGAAAACTTGTCAAATGCACCAAAAGTTCAACTTATTCAAAGCCAAAGCTACTATAAACACATAGGCCATGTCTAGTTTTGTTTTTAAAGCTCATTTTCCCATCTTCAAACAAGAACACCACTAGTATCTCTCTTTCATTTCCTTTTTTAAGAGCTCGTTTCTGTATCTCCTAACGTAATCACTACTGTCTACTTTAAATCCAAATGTTTTTTTGGGTTTGTCTAAATCCAAATTTTCGTTACCCAGAAAATATTcgattattatatttatttataacgCGCTACagtattttttacatttttaacTATGCACGCGTCATTAAAAAACCAGTTAACACAAAAATTTACACATTTGATCACTAcagtgatttttttaaaagaaaccaAGCATTAATTTCATTTCCCGACATATTTTCAAAGAATtcattttttcaaacaaaaCCTCCAAAAACactaaaaacaaatttaaacaATGCCCATAATCACTCAAGGAAAAACCAAGGGCAACTACATATCTAatttagcttaaattaaattcctGTTAAATTAATTTAGACAGATTAAAAGCCATTCAACATTAAACCGTCCAAATGTCTCATATGTTTTAATTTCTTCTCatgtttttatataatatgaatatatcattatTTAGAGCTTCAACTGTTGACAGTTAAAAGACATAGTCCGATAGATCATTGAGAAACTCAGCTGATCTGCTGTAGCATAAATTTCCCTTGCTACGAGGTTTAGTATCAAACTAACATGCTACAATCAATTTATGGAACATTTCAACTTGTAAACATGATAAGAATGATAAAGTTGCAAAATAAGGACAGTTCTCACCGGGTTCAACAAAGTGCACACTGCGCATTGCCACATTGTGTAATTTTCATCATGCAATGTTTCATGGTTACACATGGATAGGGAAGTTGAAGCTTCTCCAGACAAATCCACGACAATAGAATTTTGATCACCAAGAGATGATTGAGCATGTGGTGTGCACTCCTCTGGACAAGTCTTACTAGAAGGCTTTTTAATTGTATGGTTAGAGTCTGGAGTAGTGGATTTCAGATGCCCACTTGCAGACTGGAGAACTGAAATATCATCAGATTCATGGCTTCTTTTACGTGATACTGCCTTTTGATCTTTTCTATCATATCCGAGTACATTTGAGATTCCAGAAGAATATAGTAAATCTGAAGAGTTTGGCAAGGGATGGGTATTTTCATCATATTCACAATCATCACAAAATTCCGAGCCACACCAGACGTTATCCCGTAATCTCATTTCTGCAGCCATTGCAGCAGCTTGAACAGGGGTTAGTGAAACCATGATAGAACTATCGCCACCGATTTGTTTGGGGCCAGAAGGTAGCAAGGTTCCAAGACGGGCTCTATTTTCTGCAGCAGTCAATGTAGCTTGGCGAAGGGATGAACAAGGTTTAAGGGAGAAACCACCCAATCGCCTTCCAGGGAGATCAAATCCTTGTCCTGTTCCACTTAACCCTTTGTTTATGAAATCTTCGCATTCCTGTGGATATCACATTATCAGACAATAAGTTAGTGTCTGATCAAGATGTGAAGTTCGAGCATCATATTTTATTGACGAGAAAACTTTTAAAACGAAAAAGAATAAAACAAGAAACCGGCTATAATCATGTGTGATAGCATCTCAGACAGTCAGAGAAATTTATCACTCACCTTTCGAATGTCATCCCATAGCTTGTAGAAGCTAGAATTATGAGGGCCATGAACATTGTGGCAGAGCTCATGAAGCATTGTATCTAGAACTTCATGAAAAGGGATAAATTCCTCGTCTCTGTTTGGCCTTCTAAGCCTCAGTTTTATGTGTATACCACGTCCTACATTCAACCCCAGAAGAGCAGGATTCTTGGGGCTGAAAATTTTAGATACCTTTTAAATTGACATAGAAAAAGATACATAACTTATGATTTTTGTAATTCCAGTTTCTCAATTTCCAGAGTAATTGCGCGGGGAAAGAACACGAAAAAGCATAACCAAACCGTAGCATCTGTGTCTAGCTACGTAAAACAATAAAACAGGAAAATATGATACCAGAATTCAGAAAGTATCTTGACTCTCCAATTGTGATTACGCATGATGGGTTGAACCTGTTTCGCGACTCTGTCTAAAATCTTTCgagcttcttcttcttttgtctTCCTTTTCAGCGTTTTGACTTCCCATACTTTGTTGAGATCGCCCAAATTCATACGTTTCAACTTTCAACACAAACCCTAGTCGCTAGATCAGAAAAATGGGATAAATTTTGAAGTCTTCTTAAAATCAACGTCGAAATTCACAATCCTGCTTCAGATAATGTGACGGTGCATTCATCTGGGATTTGAATTTAGGAGAAAAATGAAACCTCGAAACACCGTCTCAGTCGATTTTGTTCAACAAAATGGCGGGATTTGGTTCAGTATATAGGTtgagattaaatttttttatgggaaaaaaaaacatttacagaaataatattattaaattaaattatgtaatAAATCTAAAGGTATCAGCAAAAATGATAATTAGTTGATATTCAAATTagagtaagtcttttgtgaaacggtctcacgattTTTTATCTCTGAAACGGGTCAAACCTaccaatattcaaaataaaaagtaatattttttttatggatgactcaaataagatatttgtctcacaaaatacgacctgtgagaccgtctcacacaaatttttgctttcaaattaatttgttATCGTCCAATTCCGAGTCTATTgtaatatttttc comes from Primulina huaijiensis isolate GDHJ02 chromosome 5, ASM1229523v2, whole genome shotgun sequence and encodes:
- the LOC140976801 gene encoding uncharacterized protein isoform X1; the protein is MATLENCFVEWKEEYVSKERGNRVVHYFLKGNSGESVLAVVGTERSVRHMFYVVSEEFLSVHGPENLVHAGFRWRSRREVVNWLTSMLSKQHWQESPKDDPTSKYDGHRLDWQSHKSPLARNLKSHHLGIAWSGLAWTCCKQLKHYPSFYRNGVSITVQSFVFVMAEKENRYVAYVEDMYEDKKCQKKVKVRWFHLNKEVAGVVSLRNPHPKEVFITPYVQVISAECVDGPATVLTREHYEKCLAVFPRDLLGNMHFCFRQFKSNRVKTFKLSKLRGYFDQPIFSCFSPKFFEEEFSSDDDLKVGAKRNRSRRDHQKLSDDLPFQQLKCDLLSRGSSFLKHVEGQFWNAPTFTLNEKVEFLCQDSGIRGCWFRCSVLEVYKRRMKILYENVKDEDGDINLEEWIPTYRVAQADKLGMRHPGRPTVRPVYHCNQRSLTFKVGDPVDAWWSDGWWEGVISNSYDSKNGCYQMYIPGERLYLNVELKNLRVSRDWVGGQWVDIKPNPNIFSVISSTNMDTKVSKSPAVSKETKSDNYPTFCHDIVTAHKLSAIEEEIHDSADMTLNNVPLKDIYGNNEQQHVVEAEEIKYIDHAHKQDLKETMDYDLIDAEVHDKESPLNGNSDDANREIKDNLVKLETTEPKNEGETVKNPTTSSPT
- the LOC140976801 gene encoding uncharacterized protein isoform X2, which translates into the protein MATLENCFVEWKEEYVSKERGNRVVHYFLKGNSGESVLAVVGTERSVRHMFYVVSEEFLSVHGPENLVHAGFRWRSRREVVNWLTSMLSKQHWQESPKDDPTSKYDGHRLDWQSHKVQSFVFVMAEKENRYVAYVEDMYEDKKCQKKVKVRWFHLNKEVAGVVSLRNPHPKEVFITPYVQVISAECVDGPATVLTREHYEKCLAVFPRDLLGNMHFCFRQFKSNRVKTFKLSKLRGYFDQPIFSCFSPKFFEEEFSSDDDLKVGAKRNRSRRDHQKLSDDLPFQQLKCDLLSRGSSFLKHVEGQFWNAPTFTLNEKVEFLCQDSGIRGCWFRCSVLEVYKRRMKILYENVKDEDGDINLEEWIPTYRVAQADKLGMRHPGRPTVRPVYHCNQRSLTFKVGDPVDAWWSDGWWEGVISNSYDSKNGCYQMYIPGERLYLNVELKNLRVSRDWVGGQWVDIKPNPNIFSVISSTNMDTKVSKSPAVSKETKSDNYPTFCHDIVTAHKLSAIEEEIHDSADMTLNNVPLKDIYGNNEQQHVVEAEEIKYIDHAHKQDLKETMDYDLIDAEVHDKESPLNGNSDDANREIKDNLVKLETTEPKNEGETVKNPTTSSPT
- the LOC140976802 gene encoding DNA-dependent metalloprotease WSS1-like; translated protein: MNLGDLNKVWEVKTLKRKTKEEEARKILDRVAKQVQPIMRNHNWRVKILSEFCPKNPALLGLNVGRGIHIKLRLRRPNRDEEFIPFHEVLDTMLHELCHNVHGPHNSSFYKLWDDIRKECEDFINKGLSGTGQGFDLPGRRLGGFSLKPCSSLRQATLTAAENRARLGTLLPSGPKQIGGDSSIMVSLTPVQAAAMAAEMRLRDNVWCGSEFCDDCEYDENTHPLPNSSDLLYSSGISNVLGYDRKDQKAVSRKRSHESDDISVLQSASGHLKSTTPDSNHTIKKPSSKTCPEECTPHAQSSLGDQNSIVVDLSGEASTSLSMCNHETLHDENYTMWQCAVCTLLNPPLAPICELCRTLRREDDSLKHVGWFCKFCTLENDVKLEKCVACEAWRYSYGPPVASSGPNLAT